A section of the Papio anubis isolate 15944 chromosome 2, Panubis1.0, whole genome shotgun sequence genome encodes:
- the SMC4 gene encoding structural maintenance of chromosomes protein 4 isoform X3: MTNEAGAPRLMITHIVNQNFKSYAGEKILGPFHKRFSCIIGPNGSGKSNVIDSMLFVFGYRAQKIRSKKLSVLIHNSDEHKDIQSCTVEVHFQKIIDKEGDDYEVIPNSNFYVSRTAYRDNTSVYHISGKKKTFKDVGNLLRSHGIDLDHNRFLILQGEVEQIAMMKPKGQTEHDEGMLEYLEDIIGCGRLNEPIKVLCRRVEILNEHRGEKLNRVKMVEKEKDALEGEKNIAIEFLTLENEIFRKKNHVCQYYIYDLQKRIAEMETQKKKIHEDTKEINEKSSILSNEMKAKNKDVKDIEKKLNKITKFIEEYKEKFTQLDLEDVQVREKLKHATSKVKKLEKQLQKDKEKVEEFKSIPAKSNNVINETTTRNNALEKEKEKEEKKLKEVMDSLKQETQGLQKEKESREKELMGFSKSVNEARSKMDVAQSELDIYLSCHNTAVSQLTKAKEALIAASETLKERKAAIRDIEGKLPQTEQELKEKEKELQKLTQEEINFKSLVHDLFQKVEEAKSSLAVNRSRGKVLDAVIQEKKSGRIPGIYGRLGDLGAIDEKYDVAISSCCHALDYIVVDSIDTAQECVNFLKRQNIGVATFIGLDKMAVWAKKMTKIQTPENTPRLFDLVKVKDEKIRQAFYFALRDTLVADNLDQATRVAYQKDRRWRVVTLQGQIIEQSGTMTGGGSKVMKGRMGSSLVTEISEEEVNKMESQLQNDSKKAMQIQEQKVQLEERVVKLRHSEREMRNTLEKFTASIQRLIEQEEYLNVQVKELEANVLATAPDKEKQKLLEENVSAFKTEYDAVAEKAGKVEAEVKRLHNIIVEINNHKLKAQQDKLDKINKQLDECASAITKAQVAIKTADRNLQKAQDSVLRTEKEIKDTEKEVDDLTAELKSLEDKAAEVVKNTNAAEKSLPEIQKEHRNLLQELKVIQENEHALQKDALSIKLKLEQIDGHIAEHNSKIKYWHKEISKISLHPIEDNPIEEISVLSPEDLEAIKNPDSITNQIALLEARCHEMKPNLGAIAEYKKKEELYLQRVAELDKITYERDSFRQAYEDLRKQRLNEFMAGFYIITNKLKENYQMLTLGGDAELELVDSLDPFSEGIMFSVRPPKKSWKKIFNLSGGEKTLSSLALVFALHHYKPTPLYFMDEIDAALDFKNVSIVAFYIYEQTKNAQFIIISLRNNMFEISDRLIGIYKTYNITKSVAVNPKEIASKGLC; the protein is encoded by the exons ATGACCAATGAAGCTGGAGCTCCTCGGCTTATGATAACTCATATTGTAAACCAGAACTTCAAATCCTATGCTGGGGAGAAAATTCTGGGACCTTTCCATAAG CGCTTTTCCTGTATTATCGGGCCAAATGGCAGTGGCAAATCCAATGTTATTGATTCTATGCTTTTTGTGTTTGGCTATCGAGCACAAAAAATAAGATCTAAAAAACTCTCAGTATTAATACATAATTCTGATGAACACAAGGACATTCAGAGTTGTACCGTAGAAGttcattttcaaaagataattGATAAG GAAGGGGATGATTATGAAGTCATTCCGAACAGTAATTTCTATGTATCCAGAACGGCCTACAGAGATAATACTTCTGTCTATCACataagtggaaagaaaaagacattcaaGGATGTTGGAAATCTTCTTCGAAGCCATGGAATTGACTTGGACcataatagatttttaattttacag ggCGAAGTTGAACAAATTGCTATGATGAAACCAAAAGGCCAGACTGAACACGATGAGGGTATGCTTGAATATTTAGAAGATATAATTGGTTGTGGACGGCTAAATGAACCTATTAAAGTCTTGTGTCGGAGAGTTGAAATATTAAATGAACACAGAGGAGAGAAG TTAAACAGAGTAaagatggtggaaaaggaaaaggatgccttagaaggagagaaaaacataGCTATTGAATTTCTTACcttggaaaatgaaatatttagaaaaaagaatcatGTTTGTCAATATTATAT tTATGATTTGCAGAAACGAATTGCTGAAAtggaaactcaaaagaaaaaaattcatgaagaTACCAAAGAAATTAATGAGAAGAGCAGTATACtatcaaatgaaatgaaagctaagaataaagatgtaaaagatatagaaaa GAAActgaataaaattacaaaatttattgaggagtataaagaaaaatttacacaACTAGATTTGGAAGATGTTCAagttagagaaaaattaaaacatgcaaCTAGTAAAGTCAAAAAACTGGAGAAACAacttcaaaaagataaagaaaag GTTGAAGAATTCAAAAGTATACCTGCCAAGAGTAACAACGTCATTAATGAAACCACCACCAGAAACAATGCCCtcgagaaagaaaaagagaaagaagaaaaaaaattaaaggaagttATGGATAGCCTTAAACAGGAAACACAAGggcttcagaaagaaaaagaa AGTCGAGAGAAAGAACTTATGGGTTTCAGCAAATCGGTAAATGAAGCACGTTCAAAGATGGATGTAGCCCAGTCAGAACTTGATATCTATCTCAGTTGTCATAATACTGCAGTGTCGCAATTAACTAAGGCCAAGGAAGCTCTAATTGCAGCTTCTGAGACtctcaaagaaaggaaagctGCAATCAGAGATATAGAAGGAAAACTCCCTCAAACTGAACAAGAATTAAAGGAG aaagaaaaagaacttcaaaaacttacacaagaagaaataaactttaaaagtttGGTTCATGATCTCTTCCAAAAAGTTGAAGAAGCAAAGAGCTCATTAGCAGTGAATCGAAGTAGGGGGAAAGTCCTTGATGCagtaattcaagaaaaaaaatctggcagGATTCCAGGAATATATGGAAGATTG GGGGACTTAGGAGCCATTGATGAAAAATACGATGTGGCTATATCATCCTGTTGTCATGCATTAGACTACATTGTTGTTGATTCTATTGATACAGCCCAAGAATGTGTAAACTtccttaaaagacaaaatattggAGTTGCAACCTTTATAGGTTTAGATAAG ATGGCTGTATGGGCAAAAAAGATGACCAAAATTCAAACTCCTGAAAATACTCCTCGTTTATTTGATTTAGTAAAagtaaaagatgagaaaattcgccaggctttttattttgctttacgaGATACCTTAGTAGCTGACAACTTGGATCAAGCCACAAGAGTAGCGTATCAAAAAGATAGAAGGTGGAGAGTGGTAACTTTACAGGGACAGATCATAGAACAGTCAG GTACAATGACTGGTGGTGGAAGCAAAGTAATGAAAGGAAGAATGGGTTCCTCACTTGTCACTGAAATCTCTGAAGAAGAG GTAAACAAAATGGAATCACAGTTGCAAAACGACTCTAAAAAAGCAATGCAAATCCAAGAACAGAAAGTACAACTTGAAGAAAGAGTAGTTAAGTTACGGCATAGTGAACGAGAAATGAGGAACACGCTAGAAAAATTTACTGCAAGCATCcag cGTTTAATAGAGCAAGAAGAATATTTGAATGTCCAAGTTAAGGAACTTGAAGCCAATGTACTTGCTACAGCCCCtgacaaagaaaagcagaaattgcTAGAAGAAAACGTTAGTGCTTTCAAAACAG aatatgATGCTGTGGCTGAGAAAGCTGGTAAAGTAGAAGCTGAGGTTAAACGCTTACACAATATCATCGTAGAAATCAATAATCATAAACTCAAGGCCCAACAAGACAaacttgataaaataaataagcaattagATGAATGTGCTTCTGCTATTACTAAAGCCCAAGTAGCAATCAAGACTGCTGACAG AAACCTTCAAAAggcacaagactctgtcttgcgtacagagaaagaaataaaagatactgAGAAAGAAGTGGATGACCTAACAGCAGAGCTGAAAAGTCTTGAGGACAAAGCAGCAGAGGTCGTAAAGAATACAAATGCTGCAGAG AAATCCTTACCAGAGATCCAGAAAGAACATCGCAATCTGCTTCAAGAATTAAAAGTTATTCAAGAAAATGAACATGCTCTGCAAAAAGATGCACTTAGTATTAAGTTGAAACTTGAACAAATAGATGGTCACATTGCTGAacataattctaaaataaaatattggcacaAAGAG ATTTCAAAAATATCATTGCATCCTATAGAAGATAATCCTATTGAAGAGATTTCAGTTCTAAGCCCAGAGGATCTTGAAGCAATCAAGAATCCAGATTCTATAACAAATCAAATTGCACTTTTGGAAGCCCGGTGTCATGAAATGAAACCAAACCTCGGTGCCATTGCAGAGTATAAAAAGAAG GAAGAATTGTATTTGCAACGGGTAGCAGAATTGGACAAAATTACTTATGAAAGAGACAGTTTTAGACAGGCATATGAAGATCTTCGGAAACAAAGGCTAAATGAATTTATGGCCGGTTTttatataataacaaataaattaaaggaaaattaccAAATGCTTACTTTGGGAGGGGATGCTGAACTGGAGCTTGTAGACAGCTTGGATCCTTTCTCTGAAGGAATCATGTTCAG TGTTCGACCACCTaagaaaagttggaaaaagaTCTTCAACCTTTCAGGAGGAGAGAAAACACTTAGTTCATTGGCTTTAGTATTTGCTCTTCACCACTACAAGCCCACTCCCCTTTACTTCATGGATGAGATTGATGCAgcccttgattttaaaaatgtgtccattgttgcattttatatatat gaACAGACAAAAAATGCACAGTTCATAATAATTTCTCTTCGAAATAATATGTTTGAGATTTCGGATAGACTTATTGGAATTTACAAGACATACAACATAACAAAAAGTGTTGCTGTAAATCCAAAAGAAATTGCATCTAAGGGACTTTGTTGA
- the SMC4 gene encoding structural maintenance of chromosomes protein 4 isoform X2 — protein sequence MPRKGTQPSTARRREEGPPPSPDGASSDAEPEPPSGRAESPATAAETASEELDNRSLEEILNSIPPPPPPAMTNEAGAPRLMITHIVNQNFKSYAGEKILGPFHKEGDDYEVIPNSNFYVSRTAYRDNTSVYHISGKKKTFKDVGNLLRSHGIDLDHNRFLILQGEVEQIAMMKPKGQTEHDEGMLEYLEDIIGCGRLNEPIKVLCRRVEILNEHRGEKLNRVKMVEKEKDALEGEKNIAIEFLTLENEIFRKKNHVCQYYIYDLQKRIAEMETQKKKIHEDTKEINEKSSILSNEMKAKNKDVKDIEKKLNKITKFIEEYKEKFTQLDLEDVQVREKLKHATSKVKKLEKQLQKDKEKVEEFKSIPAKSNNVINETTTRNNALEKEKEKEEKKLKEVMDSLKQETQGLQKEKESREKELMGFSKSVNEARSKMDVAQSELDIYLSCHNTAVSQLTKAKEALIAASETLKERKAAIRDIEGKLPQTEQELKEKEKELQKLTQEEINFKSLVHDLFQKVEEAKSSLAVNRSRGKVLDAVIQEKKSGRIPGIYGRLGDLGAIDEKYDVAISSCCHALDYIVVDSIDTAQECVNFLKRQNIGVATFIGLDKMAVWAKKMTKIQTPENTPRLFDLVKVKDEKIRQAFYFALRDTLVADNLDQATRVAYQKDRRWRVVTLQGQIIEQSGTMTGGGSKVMKGRMGSSLVTEISEEEVNKMESQLQNDSKKAMQIQEQKVQLEERVVKLRHSEREMRNTLEKFTASIQRLIEQEEYLNVQVKELEANVLATAPDKEKQKLLEENVSAFKTEYDAVAEKAGKVEAEVKRLHNIIVEINNHKLKAQQDKLDKINKQLDECASAITKAQVAIKTADRNLQKAQDSVLRTEKEIKDTEKEVDDLTAELKSLEDKAAEVVKNTNAAEKSLPEIQKEHRNLLQELKVIQENEHALQKDALSIKLKLEQIDGHIAEHNSKIKYWHKEISKISLHPIEDNPIEEISVLSPEDLEAIKNPDSITNQIALLEARCHEMKPNLGAIAEYKKKEELYLQRVAELDKITYERDSFRQAYEDLRKQRLNEFMAGFYIITNKLKENYQMLTLGGDAELELVDSLDPFSEGIMFSVRPPKKSWKKIFNLSGGEKTLSSLALVFALHHYKPTPLYFMDEIDAALDFKNVSIVAFYIYEQTKNAQFIIISLRNNMFEISDRLIGIYKTYNITKSVAVNPKEIASKGLC from the exons ATGCCCCGTAAAGGCACCCAGCCCTCCACTGCCCGGCGCAGAGAGGAAGGGCCGCCGCCGTCCCCTGACGGCGCCAGCAGCGACGCGGAGCCTGAGCCGCCGTCCGGCCGCGCGGAGAGCCCAGCCACCGCCGCAG AGACTGCAAGTGAGGAGCTTGATAATAGAAGTTTAGAAGAGATTTTGAATAGCATTCCTCCTCCCCCGCCTCCAGCAATGACCAATGAAGCTGGAGCTCCTCGGCTTATGATAACTCATATTGTAAACCAGAACTTCAAATCCTATGCTGGGGAGAAAATTCTGGGACCTTTCCATAAG GAAGGGGATGATTATGAAGTCATTCCGAACAGTAATTTCTATGTATCCAGAACGGCCTACAGAGATAATACTTCTGTCTATCACataagtggaaagaaaaagacattcaaGGATGTTGGAAATCTTCTTCGAAGCCATGGAATTGACTTGGACcataatagatttttaattttacag ggCGAAGTTGAACAAATTGCTATGATGAAACCAAAAGGCCAGACTGAACACGATGAGGGTATGCTTGAATATTTAGAAGATATAATTGGTTGTGGACGGCTAAATGAACCTATTAAAGTCTTGTGTCGGAGAGTTGAAATATTAAATGAACACAGAGGAGAGAAG TTAAACAGAGTAaagatggtggaaaaggaaaaggatgccttagaaggagagaaaaacataGCTATTGAATTTCTTACcttggaaaatgaaatatttagaaaaaagaatcatGTTTGTCAATATTATAT tTATGATTTGCAGAAACGAATTGCTGAAAtggaaactcaaaagaaaaaaattcatgaagaTACCAAAGAAATTAATGAGAAGAGCAGTATACtatcaaatgaaatgaaagctaagaataaagatgtaaaagatatagaaaa GAAActgaataaaattacaaaatttattgaggagtataaagaaaaatttacacaACTAGATTTGGAAGATGTTCAagttagagaaaaattaaaacatgcaaCTAGTAAAGTCAAAAAACTGGAGAAACAacttcaaaaagataaagaaaag GTTGAAGAATTCAAAAGTATACCTGCCAAGAGTAACAACGTCATTAATGAAACCACCACCAGAAACAATGCCCtcgagaaagaaaaagagaaagaagaaaaaaaattaaaggaagttATGGATAGCCTTAAACAGGAAACACAAGggcttcagaaagaaaaagaa AGTCGAGAGAAAGAACTTATGGGTTTCAGCAAATCGGTAAATGAAGCACGTTCAAAGATGGATGTAGCCCAGTCAGAACTTGATATCTATCTCAGTTGTCATAATACTGCAGTGTCGCAATTAACTAAGGCCAAGGAAGCTCTAATTGCAGCTTCTGAGACtctcaaagaaaggaaagctGCAATCAGAGATATAGAAGGAAAACTCCCTCAAACTGAACAAGAATTAAAGGAG aaagaaaaagaacttcaaaaacttacacaagaagaaataaactttaaaagtttGGTTCATGATCTCTTCCAAAAAGTTGAAGAAGCAAAGAGCTCATTAGCAGTGAATCGAAGTAGGGGGAAAGTCCTTGATGCagtaattcaagaaaaaaaatctggcagGATTCCAGGAATATATGGAAGATTG GGGGACTTAGGAGCCATTGATGAAAAATACGATGTGGCTATATCATCCTGTTGTCATGCATTAGACTACATTGTTGTTGATTCTATTGATACAGCCCAAGAATGTGTAAACTtccttaaaagacaaaatattggAGTTGCAACCTTTATAGGTTTAGATAAG ATGGCTGTATGGGCAAAAAAGATGACCAAAATTCAAACTCCTGAAAATACTCCTCGTTTATTTGATTTAGTAAAagtaaaagatgagaaaattcgccaggctttttattttgctttacgaGATACCTTAGTAGCTGACAACTTGGATCAAGCCACAAGAGTAGCGTATCAAAAAGATAGAAGGTGGAGAGTGGTAACTTTACAGGGACAGATCATAGAACAGTCAG GTACAATGACTGGTGGTGGAAGCAAAGTAATGAAAGGAAGAATGGGTTCCTCACTTGTCACTGAAATCTCTGAAGAAGAG GTAAACAAAATGGAATCACAGTTGCAAAACGACTCTAAAAAAGCAATGCAAATCCAAGAACAGAAAGTACAACTTGAAGAAAGAGTAGTTAAGTTACGGCATAGTGAACGAGAAATGAGGAACACGCTAGAAAAATTTACTGCAAGCATCcag cGTTTAATAGAGCAAGAAGAATATTTGAATGTCCAAGTTAAGGAACTTGAAGCCAATGTACTTGCTACAGCCCCtgacaaagaaaagcagaaattgcTAGAAGAAAACGTTAGTGCTTTCAAAACAG aatatgATGCTGTGGCTGAGAAAGCTGGTAAAGTAGAAGCTGAGGTTAAACGCTTACACAATATCATCGTAGAAATCAATAATCATAAACTCAAGGCCCAACAAGACAaacttgataaaataaataagcaattagATGAATGTGCTTCTGCTATTACTAAAGCCCAAGTAGCAATCAAGACTGCTGACAG AAACCTTCAAAAggcacaagactctgtcttgcgtacagagaaagaaataaaagatactgAGAAAGAAGTGGATGACCTAACAGCAGAGCTGAAAAGTCTTGAGGACAAAGCAGCAGAGGTCGTAAAGAATACAAATGCTGCAGAG AAATCCTTACCAGAGATCCAGAAAGAACATCGCAATCTGCTTCAAGAATTAAAAGTTATTCAAGAAAATGAACATGCTCTGCAAAAAGATGCACTTAGTATTAAGTTGAAACTTGAACAAATAGATGGTCACATTGCTGAacataattctaaaataaaatattggcacaAAGAG ATTTCAAAAATATCATTGCATCCTATAGAAGATAATCCTATTGAAGAGATTTCAGTTCTAAGCCCAGAGGATCTTGAAGCAATCAAGAATCCAGATTCTATAACAAATCAAATTGCACTTTTGGAAGCCCGGTGTCATGAAATGAAACCAAACCTCGGTGCCATTGCAGAGTATAAAAAGAAG GAAGAATTGTATTTGCAACGGGTAGCAGAATTGGACAAAATTACTTATGAAAGAGACAGTTTTAGACAGGCATATGAAGATCTTCGGAAACAAAGGCTAAATGAATTTATGGCCGGTTTttatataataacaaataaattaaaggaaaattaccAAATGCTTACTTTGGGAGGGGATGCTGAACTGGAGCTTGTAGACAGCTTGGATCCTTTCTCTGAAGGAATCATGTTCAG TGTTCGACCACCTaagaaaagttggaaaaagaTCTTCAACCTTTCAGGAGGAGAGAAAACACTTAGTTCATTGGCTTTAGTATTTGCTCTTCACCACTACAAGCCCACTCCCCTTTACTTCATGGATGAGATTGATGCAgcccttgattttaaaaatgtgtccattgttgcattttatatatat gaACAGACAAAAAATGCACAGTTCATAATAATTTCTCTTCGAAATAATATGTTTGAGATTTCGGATAGACTTATTGGAATTTACAAGACATACAACATAACAAAAAGTGTTGCTGTAAATCCAAAAGAAATTGCATCTAAGGGACTTTGTTGA
- the SMC4 gene encoding structural maintenance of chromosomes protein 4 isoform X4 produces MPRKGTQPSTARRREEGPPPSPDGASSDAEPEPPSGRAESPATAAETASEELDNRSLEEILNSIPPPPPPAMTNEAGAPRLMITHIVNQNFKSYAGEKILGPFHKRFSCIIGPNGSGKSNVIDSMLFVFGYRAQKIRSKKLSVLIHNSDEHKDIQSCTVEVHFQKIIDKEGDDYEVIPNSNFYVSRTAYRDNTSVYHISGKKKTFKDVGNLLRSHGIDLDHNRFLILQGEVEQIAMMKPKGQTEHDEGMLEYLEDIIGCGRLNEPIKVLCRRVEILNEHRGEKLNRVKMVEKEKDALEGEKNIAIEFLTLENEIFRKKNHVCQYYIYDLQKRIAEMETQKKKIHEDTKEINEKSSILSNEMKAKNKDVKDIEKKLNKITKFIEEYKEKFTQLDLEDVQVREKLKHATSKVKKLEKQLQKDKEKVEEFKSIPAKSNNVINETTTRNNALEKEKEKEEKKLKEVMDSLKQETQGLQKEKEKEKELQKLTQEEINFKSLVHDLFQKVEEAKSSLAVNRSRGKVLDAVIQEKKSGRIPGIYGRLGDLGAIDEKYDVAISSCCHALDYIVVDSIDTAQECVNFLKRQNIGVATFIGLDKMAVWAKKMTKIQTPENTPRLFDLVKVKDEKIRQAFYFALRDTLVADNLDQATRVAYQKDRRWRVVTLQGQIIEQSGTMTGGGSKVMKGRMGSSLVTEISEEEVNKMESQLQNDSKKAMQIQEQKVQLEERVVKLRHSEREMRNTLEKFTASIQRLIEQEEYLNVQVKELEANVLATAPDKEKQKLLEENVSAFKTEYDAVAEKAGKVEAEVKRLHNIIVEINNHKLKAQQDKLDKINKQLDECASAITKAQVAIKTADRNLQKAQDSVLRTEKEIKDTEKEVDDLTAELKSLEDKAAEVVKNTNAAEKSLPEIQKEHRNLLQELKVIQENEHALQKDALSIKLKLEQIDGHIAEHNSKIKYWHKEISKISLHPIEDNPIEEISVLSPEDLEAIKNPDSITNQIALLEARCHEMKPNLGAIAEYKKKEELYLQRVAELDKITYERDSFRQAYEDLRKQRLNEFMAGFYIITNKLKENYQMLTLGGDAELELVDSLDPFSEGIMFSVRPPKKSWKKIFNLSGGEKTLSSLALVFALHHYKPTPLYFMDEIDAALDFKNVSIVAFYIYEQTKNAQFIIISLRNNMFEISDRLIGIYKTYNITKSVAVNPKEIASKGLC; encoded by the exons ATGCCCCGTAAAGGCACCCAGCCCTCCACTGCCCGGCGCAGAGAGGAAGGGCCGCCGCCGTCCCCTGACGGCGCCAGCAGCGACGCGGAGCCTGAGCCGCCGTCCGGCCGCGCGGAGAGCCCAGCCACCGCCGCAG AGACTGCAAGTGAGGAGCTTGATAATAGAAGTTTAGAAGAGATTTTGAATAGCATTCCTCCTCCCCCGCCTCCAGCAATGACCAATGAAGCTGGAGCTCCTCGGCTTATGATAACTCATATTGTAAACCAGAACTTCAAATCCTATGCTGGGGAGAAAATTCTGGGACCTTTCCATAAG CGCTTTTCCTGTATTATCGGGCCAAATGGCAGTGGCAAATCCAATGTTATTGATTCTATGCTTTTTGTGTTTGGCTATCGAGCACAAAAAATAAGATCTAAAAAACTCTCAGTATTAATACATAATTCTGATGAACACAAGGACATTCAGAGTTGTACCGTAGAAGttcattttcaaaagataattGATAAG GAAGGGGATGATTATGAAGTCATTCCGAACAGTAATTTCTATGTATCCAGAACGGCCTACAGAGATAATACTTCTGTCTATCACataagtggaaagaaaaagacattcaaGGATGTTGGAAATCTTCTTCGAAGCCATGGAATTGACTTGGACcataatagatttttaattttacag ggCGAAGTTGAACAAATTGCTATGATGAAACCAAAAGGCCAGACTGAACACGATGAGGGTATGCTTGAATATTTAGAAGATATAATTGGTTGTGGACGGCTAAATGAACCTATTAAAGTCTTGTGTCGGAGAGTTGAAATATTAAATGAACACAGAGGAGAGAAG TTAAACAGAGTAaagatggtggaaaaggaaaaggatgccttagaaggagagaaaaacataGCTATTGAATTTCTTACcttggaaaatgaaatatttagaaaaaagaatcatGTTTGTCAATATTATAT tTATGATTTGCAGAAACGAATTGCTGAAAtggaaactcaaaagaaaaaaattcatgaagaTACCAAAGAAATTAATGAGAAGAGCAGTATACtatcaaatgaaatgaaagctaagaataaagatgtaaaagatatagaaaa GAAActgaataaaattacaaaatttattgaggagtataaagaaaaatttacacaACTAGATTTGGAAGATGTTCAagttagagaaaaattaaaacatgcaaCTAGTAAAGTCAAAAAACTGGAGAAACAacttcaaaaagataaagaaaag GTTGAAGAATTCAAAAGTATACCTGCCAAGAGTAACAACGTCATTAATGAAACCACCACCAGAAACAATGCCCtcgagaaagaaaaagagaaagaagaaaaaaaattaaaggaagttATGGATAGCCTTAAACAGGAAACACAAGggcttcagaaagaaaaagaa aaagaaaaagaacttcaaaaacttacacaagaagaaataaactttaaaagtttGGTTCATGATCTCTTCCAAAAAGTTGAAGAAGCAAAGAGCTCATTAGCAGTGAATCGAAGTAGGGGGAAAGTCCTTGATGCagtaattcaagaaaaaaaatctggcagGATTCCAGGAATATATGGAAGATTG GGGGACTTAGGAGCCATTGATGAAAAATACGATGTGGCTATATCATCCTGTTGTCATGCATTAGACTACATTGTTGTTGATTCTATTGATACAGCCCAAGAATGTGTAAACTtccttaaaagacaaaatattggAGTTGCAACCTTTATAGGTTTAGATAAG ATGGCTGTATGGGCAAAAAAGATGACCAAAATTCAAACTCCTGAAAATACTCCTCGTTTATTTGATTTAGTAAAagtaaaagatgagaaaattcgccaggctttttattttgctttacgaGATACCTTAGTAGCTGACAACTTGGATCAAGCCACAAGAGTAGCGTATCAAAAAGATAGAAGGTGGAGAGTGGTAACTTTACAGGGACAGATCATAGAACAGTCAG GTACAATGACTGGTGGTGGAAGCAAAGTAATGAAAGGAAGAATGGGTTCCTCACTTGTCACTGAAATCTCTGAAGAAGAG GTAAACAAAATGGAATCACAGTTGCAAAACGACTCTAAAAAAGCAATGCAAATCCAAGAACAGAAAGTACAACTTGAAGAAAGAGTAGTTAAGTTACGGCATAGTGAACGAGAAATGAGGAACACGCTAGAAAAATTTACTGCAAGCATCcag cGTTTAATAGAGCAAGAAGAATATTTGAATGTCCAAGTTAAGGAACTTGAAGCCAATGTACTTGCTACAGCCCCtgacaaagaaaagcagaaattgcTAGAAGAAAACGTTAGTGCTTTCAAAACAG aatatgATGCTGTGGCTGAGAAAGCTGGTAAAGTAGAAGCTGAGGTTAAACGCTTACACAATATCATCGTAGAAATCAATAATCATAAACTCAAGGCCCAACAAGACAaacttgataaaataaataagcaattagATGAATGTGCTTCTGCTATTACTAAAGCCCAAGTAGCAATCAAGACTGCTGACAG AAACCTTCAAAAggcacaagactctgtcttgcgtacagagaaagaaataaaagatactgAGAAAGAAGTGGATGACCTAACAGCAGAGCTGAAAAGTCTTGAGGACAAAGCAGCAGAGGTCGTAAAGAATACAAATGCTGCAGAG AAATCCTTACCAGAGATCCAGAAAGAACATCGCAATCTGCTTCAAGAATTAAAAGTTATTCAAGAAAATGAACATGCTCTGCAAAAAGATGCACTTAGTATTAAGTTGAAACTTGAACAAATAGATGGTCACATTGCTGAacataattctaaaataaaatattggcacaAAGAG ATTTCAAAAATATCATTGCATCCTATAGAAGATAATCCTATTGAAGAGATTTCAGTTCTAAGCCCAGAGGATCTTGAAGCAATCAAGAATCCAGATTCTATAACAAATCAAATTGCACTTTTGGAAGCCCGGTGTCATGAAATGAAACCAAACCTCGGTGCCATTGCAGAGTATAAAAAGAAG GAAGAATTGTATTTGCAACGGGTAGCAGAATTGGACAAAATTACTTATGAAAGAGACAGTTTTAGACAGGCATATGAAGATCTTCGGAAACAAAGGCTAAATGAATTTATGGCCGGTTTttatataataacaaataaattaaaggaaaattaccAAATGCTTACTTTGGGAGGGGATGCTGAACTGGAGCTTGTAGACAGCTTGGATCCTTTCTCTGAAGGAATCATGTTCAG TGTTCGACCACCTaagaaaagttggaaaaagaTCTTCAACCTTTCAGGAGGAGAGAAAACACTTAGTTCATTGGCTTTAGTATTTGCTCTTCACCACTACAAGCCCACTCCCCTTTACTTCATGGATGAGATTGATGCAgcccttgattttaaaaatgtgtccattgttgcattttatatatat gaACAGACAAAAAATGCACAGTTCATAATAATTTCTCTTCGAAATAATATGTTTGAGATTTCGGATAGACTTATTGGAATTTACAAGACATACAACATAACAAAAAGTGTTGCTGTAAATCCAAAAGAAATTGCATCTAAGGGACTTTGTTGA